Proteins from a genomic interval of Diprion similis isolate iyDipSimi1 chromosome 10, iyDipSimi1.1, whole genome shotgun sequence:
- the LOC124411190 gene encoding probable multidrug resistance-associated protein lethal(2)03659 isoform X2 has product MDASKARSTPNPRKKANIISVLTWWWTIELFKKGYRKVLIADDLHDPLSEDRSTALGDRLEKQWNYELKTARKCGRQPSLLKTIFLTFRWEYFMLGLMQVLNEFVIRLGTPILLGGLLSYFKKNTNVTIEEALYYAGGIALASAVNVITLNQAIFGAFHIGGRIRVAVCSLVYRKALNLSMTALGETAPGKVVNLVANDVNRFDVVSVFLHYLWSAPISTLIITYFLYNKAGWAGIIGIAAVFIVVPLQSYLGKLSSKYRLQTALKTDERVQLMDEIVSGVQVIKMYAWEKPFCALIELARKLELRVVTKTSYIRGIYMSFNLFTTRMALWGTMIAMVFFDQELTADTIFVISAYFNILAQTMSSMFVRGVAETAECMVAVRRLQYFLMYDEFQKVIGHTKHSSENNINRGSMQSINQVPKSDLPYIDDELIDKNAVPDDYSREKSNGVAILASDLLKDTVDLVNEKSKNMTDNKIALNKEQWAIKLTNVTAKWEPYNPEKTLDSVNLQFGKGKLYAVIGMVGAGKSSLLSVLLGELPLSETKEFGDVEVKGGLSYAGQDAWVFGATVRQNIIFGQPYERQRYHRVTKACALLSDFEQFPQGDLTIVGDRGSSLSGGQRARINLARAVYRQADIYLLDDPLSAVDAHVGKHLFEECIQRYLAGKTRILVTHQLQYLQGVDAIILLNQGRAETFSNYQELLASYPDYEALVGTMGEGDASASERGLPNEKGMRRQYSSTSHRSQTPDASGSIDTDMEDEDEENEGLDTVEGTSRGTIQGSVFLKYFQAGGSLFIAFTVAVLFIATQVAASLNDMFVSYWVDKEESRGKILVSFEESLNGPAEGKNVSSNLLQETRETQFLLSTETYMYIYTGILVALFVTAIARSMLFYKLCMWSSQSLHDRMFGSLIRTSMRFFDTNPSGRILNRFSKDMGAIDELLPKALLDAGQVIMLMIGSLIVACTVNPMFLIPVVVMGAIFAWIRKVYLRTSKNVKRLEGINFSGSEVGLAITQAMALTGVIQWGMRQSAEVANQLMSVERVIEYTQLPPEPNLRDKGIIKKSKAKSTSQPPPPPPQDWPSHGCVRLTDVYMRYVEDEAPVLKGLNLVIRPGEKVGIVGRTGAGKSSLISALFRLAKIEGSMQIDDIDTGSICLEDLRARISIIPQDPVLFSGTLRRNLDPFEEFPDRLLWEALDEVELKEAITTGANGLDSRVLKGGSNYSVGQRQLVCLARAILRNNRILMLDEATANVDPHTDALIQRTIRTKFASCTVLTVAHRLNTIMDSDKVLLMDRGRMAEYDHPYLLLQNEYGHFSSMVKETGRAMYEQLAKIAEQSYKAK; this is encoded by the exons ATGGACGCAAGTAAAGCAAGGAGCACACCTAATCCTCGAAAAAAGGCGAATATTATTTCTGTACTAACATGGTG GTGGACAATAGAATTGTTCAAGAAGGGGTACAGAAAAGTTTTGATTGCCGATGACTTACACGATCCTTTATCAGAGGATAGGTCAACGGCTTTGGGCGACAGGCTAGAAAA ACAATGGAACTACGAATTGAAGACTGCCAGGAAATGCGGAAGACAGCCGAGCCTTCTCAAAACTATTTTCCTGACCTTCCGCTGGGAGTATTTTATGCTTGGTTTGATGCAAGTTCTGAACGAATTTGTCATACG ACTGGGTACGCCAATATTACTGGGAGGTTTGCTCAGCTATTTTAAGAAAAACACAAATGTCACGATTGAAGAAGCACTCTACTATGCAGGCGGTATTGCTCTTGCGTCGGCGGTCAACGTAATCACTTTGAATCAAGCAATATTTGGTGCTTTTCACATCGGCGGTAGAATCAGAGTAGCCGTCTGCTCTCTTGTGTACCGAAag GCATTAAATCTCAGCATGACAGCCCTTGGAGAAACAGCACCTGGAAAAGTCGTAAATTTAGTCGCCAATGATGTCAACCGATTCGATGTAGTTTCTGTTTTCTTGCATTATTTGTGGTCTGCCCCTATTTCTACTCTGATCATTACCTACTTTTTGTACAACAAAGCTGGATGGGCAGGGATTATTGGTATAGCTGCAGTATTCATCGTTGTTCCTCTACAAT CATACCTGGGAAAACTTTCTTCGAAATACAGACTTCAAACAGCGCTGAAGACGGACGAACGAGTTCAGTTGATGGATGAGATCGTATCTGGGGTTCAGGTGATAAAAATGTATGCCTGGGAAAAGCCGTTTTGCGCACTAATAGAATTGGCGAGAAAGCTTGAATTGCGAGTTGTCACCAAAACTTCGTATATTCGTGGAATCTACATGTCGTTCAATCTTTTCACCACGAGAATGGCACTGTGGGGCACCATGATTGCAATGGTCTTTTTTGACCAGGAGCTGACCGCAGACACAATTTTCGTTATTTCCGCTTATTTCAACATCCTGGCCCAGACAATGTCCAGCATGTTTGTCCGAGGCGTCGCTGAGACGGCCGAATGTATGGTAGCCGTGCGACGACTTCAGTACTTCCTGATGTACGACGAGTTTCAAAAAGTTATCGGGCACACTAAACACTCGTCGGAAAACAACATCAATCGCGGATCTATGCAGAGCATAAATCAGGTTCCAAAATCTGATCTTCCGTACATTGACGACGAATTGATCGATAAAAATGCGGTTCCTGACGATTATTCTagagaaaaatcaaacggAGTGGCAATACTTGCCAGCGACCTGCTGAAGGATACCGTCGATCTTGTCAATG AAAAGTCGAAGAACATGACGGACAACAAGATAGCATTGAACAAGGAACAGTGGGCAATAAAGTTGACCAATGTTACCGCAAAGTGGGAACCCTATAATCCTGAGAAGACATTGGACAGTGTCAACCTGCAGTTTGGCAAAGGGAAACTGTACGCCGTGATCGGAATGGTGGGAGCTGGCAAAAGTTCGCTGCTATCGGTCTTGTTGGGTGAGTTACCTCTCTCAGAGACCAAGGAGTTCGGTGACGTCGAAGTCAAAGGTGGCCTGAGCTATGCCGGGCAAGACGCCTGGGTATTTGGTGCTACAGTTCGCCAAAATATCATCTTTGGTCAACCGTACGAACGTCAGCGTTATCACAGAGTGACAAAGGCCTGCGCCCTCCTCAGTGATTTCGAACAGTTTCCCCAGGGTGATTTAACCATTGTCGGGGACCGTGGTAGTTCTCTTTCGGGTGGGCAACGGGCAAGAATCAACTTGGCCAGAGCCGTTTACAGGCAGGCTGATATTTACCTGCTCGATGATCCACTGAGCGCG GTAGACGCGCACGTGGGTAAGCATCTTTTCGAGGAGTGTATTCAACGCTACCTCGCAGGTAAGACAAGGATACTTGTAACGCACCAGCTGCAGTACTTGCAGGGGGTTGATGCTATCATCTTGTTGAATCAGGGAAGAGCAGAAACATTTTCTAACTATCAGGAATTATTGGCATCATACCCTGACTATGAAGCACTTGTCGGTACGATGGGTGAGGGGGATGCAAGTGCCAGCGAACGAGGCTTACCTAACGAAAAGGGTATGCGTCGTCAGTATTCTAGCACGAGTCATCGA agcCAAACACCTGACGCCAGCGGCAGCATTGACACAGATATGgaagatgaggatgaggagaaCGAAGGCCTAGACACGGTAGAGGGAACCTCTCGTGGCACCATTCAAGGCtccgtttttctcaaatacttCCAGGCTGGTGGTAGTCTGTTCATCGCTTTCACTGTCGCGGTGCTGTTTATTGCCACTCAAGTTGCAGCCAGTCTCAATGACATGTTCGTTTCCTACTG GGTCGATAAGGAAGAATCTCGTGGAAAGATCTTAGTCTCTTTTGAAGAAAGCCTAAATGGTCCCGCTGAAGGGAAGAACGTCTCTTCGAATTTACTTCAGGAGACAAGAGAGACGCAGTTCTTGTTGTCGACGGAAacgtacatgtacatatacacgGGGATATTGGTTGCCTTGTTTGTGACAGCAATTGCTAGGTCTATGCTCTTCTACAAGTTGTGCATGTGGAGCAGTCAATCTCTTCATGATCGAATGTTCGGGAGCTTGATAAGAACGAGTATGCGGTTCTTCGATACAAATCCCAGCGGCCGGATCCTTAATCGCTTCTCAAAGGATATGGGGGCTATAGACGAGCTACTGCCTAAAGCGCTTCTGGATGCTGGTCAGGTCATAATGTTGATGATTGGTTCGCTGATCGTTGCTTGTACTGTTAACCCCATGTTCCTTATTCCGGTGGTCGTCATGGGTGCTATTTTCGCCTGGATACGCAAGGTTTACTTAAGAACCAGTAAAAACGTAAAACGACTAGAAGGAATCA ATTTTTCGGGTAGTGAGGTTGGTTTGGCGATAACACAGGCAATGGCGCTAACTGGAGTCATTCAGTGGGGAATGCGTCAGAGTGCAGAAGTGGCCAATCAGCTGATGTCCGTTGAGAGGGTAATTGAATACACTCAGCTACCACCAGAGCCCAATCTGAGGGACAAGGGTATCatcaaaaaaagtaaagcaaAATCAACGTCACAACCGCCACCCCCGCCACCCCAGGATTGGCCGAGTCACGGCTGCGTCCGACTCACCGATGTATATATGCGATACGTTGAGGACGAGGCGCCAGTGCTCAAAGGACTGAATCTCGTTATTCGCCCTGGTGAAAAG GTCGGTATAGTCGGGCGAACTGGAGCAGGCAAGTCCTCGTTGATATCTGCATTATTCCGGCTGGCAAAGATAGAAGGATCCATGCAAATAGATGACATAGACACCGGATCCATCTGCCTGGAGGATTTGCGTGCACGGATATCCATCATTCCTCAGGACCCAGTTTTGTTTTCAGGAACACTGCGGCGAAATCTTGATCCATTTGAAGAGTTTCCAGATCGACTGTTGTGGGAGGCTTTGGACGAG GTGGAGCTCAAGGAGGCTATAACGACTGGCGCTAACGGGCTTGACTCCCGGGTCTTGAAGGGAGGCAGCAACTACAGCGTCGGTCAGCGGCAGCTGGTCTGCCTGGCTAGGGCAATACTGCGGAACAATCGAATACTTATGTTAGACGAGGCCACTGCCAACGTCGACCCACACACCGACGCCCTCATCCAACGCACCATAAGAACTAAATTCGCGTCTTGTACGGTACTCACTGTCGCTCATCGCTTAAACACCATCATGGACAGCGACAAGGTCCTTCTGATGGACCGTGGACGAATGGCG GAATACGACCATCCATATTTACTCCTGCAGAACGAATACGGACACTTCAGCTCCATGGTGAAGGAAACCGGTCGCGCAATGTACGAGCAGCTAGCCAAGATTGCCGAACAGTCCTACAAAGCTAAGTAA
- the LOC124411190 gene encoding ATP-binding cassette sub-family C member 4-like isoform X1, translating to MDASKARSTPNPRKKANIISVLTWWWTIELFKKGYRKVLIADDLHDPLSEDRSTALGDRLEKQWNYELKTARKCGRQPSLLKTIFLTFRWEYFMLGLMQVLNEFVIRLGTPILLGGLLSYFKKNTNVTIEEALYYAGGIALASAVNVITLNQAIFGAFHIGGRIRVAVCSLVYRKALNLSMTALGETAPGKVVNLVANDVNRFDVVSVFLHYLWSAPISTLIITYFLYNKAGWAGIIGIAAVFIVVPLQSYLGKLSSKYRLQTALKTDERVQLMDEIVSGVQVIKMYAWEKPFCALIELARKLELRVVTKTSYIRGIYMSFNLFTTRMALWGTMIAMVFFDQELTADTIFVISAYFNILAQTMSSMFVRGVAETAECMVAVRRLQYFLMYDEFQKVIGHTKHSSENNINRGSMQSINQVPKSDLPYIDDELIDKNAVPDDYSREKSNGVAILASDLLKDTVDLVNEKSKNMTDNKIALNKEQWAIKLTNVTAKWEPYNPEKTLDSVNLQFGKGKLYAVIGMVGAGKSSLLSVLLGELPLSETKEFGDVEVKGGLSYAGQDAWVFGATVRQNIIFGQPYERQRYHRVTKACALLSDFEQFPQGDLTIVGDRGSSLSGGQRARINLARAVYRQADIYLLDDPLSAVDAHVGKHLFEECIQRYLAGKTRILVTHQLQYLQGVDAIILLNQGRAETFSNYQELLASYPDYEALVGTMGEGDASASERGLPNEKGMRRQYSSTSHRSQTPDASGSIDTDMEDEDEENEGLDTVEGTSRGTIQGSVFLKYFQAGGSLFIAFTVAVLFIATQVAASLNDMFVSYWVDKEESRGKILVSFEESLNGPAEGKNVSSNLLQETRETQFLLSTETYMYIYTGILVALFVTAIARSMLFYKLCMWSSQSLHDRMFGSLIRTSMRFFDTNPSGRILNRFSKDMGAIDELLPKALLDAGQVIMLMIGSLIVACTVNPMFLIPVVVMGAIFAWIRKVYLRTSKNVKRLEGITRSPVFTHLNATLNGLSTIRAYGAQDILKYEFDKHQDLHTSSWYMFITTSTAFGFSLDFFCLIFITLVTFSFILIKGNFSGSEVGLAITQAMALTGVIQWGMRQSAEVANQLMSVERVIEYTQLPPEPNLRDKGIIKKSKAKSTSQPPPPPPQDWPSHGCVRLTDVYMRYVEDEAPVLKGLNLVIRPGEKVGIVGRTGAGKSSLISALFRLAKIEGSMQIDDIDTGSICLEDLRARISIIPQDPVLFSGTLRRNLDPFEEFPDRLLWEALDEVELKEAITTGANGLDSRVLKGGSNYSVGQRQLVCLARAILRNNRILMLDEATANVDPHTDALIQRTIRTKFASCTVLTVAHRLNTIMDSDKVLLMDRGRMAEYDHPYLLLQNEYGHFSSMVKETGRAMYEQLAKIAEQSYKAK from the exons ATGGACGCAAGTAAAGCAAGGAGCACACCTAATCCTCGAAAAAAGGCGAATATTATTTCTGTACTAACATGGTG GTGGACAATAGAATTGTTCAAGAAGGGGTACAGAAAAGTTTTGATTGCCGATGACTTACACGATCCTTTATCAGAGGATAGGTCAACGGCTTTGGGCGACAGGCTAGAAAA ACAATGGAACTACGAATTGAAGACTGCCAGGAAATGCGGAAGACAGCCGAGCCTTCTCAAAACTATTTTCCTGACCTTCCGCTGGGAGTATTTTATGCTTGGTTTGATGCAAGTTCTGAACGAATTTGTCATACG ACTGGGTACGCCAATATTACTGGGAGGTTTGCTCAGCTATTTTAAGAAAAACACAAATGTCACGATTGAAGAAGCACTCTACTATGCAGGCGGTATTGCTCTTGCGTCGGCGGTCAACGTAATCACTTTGAATCAAGCAATATTTGGTGCTTTTCACATCGGCGGTAGAATCAGAGTAGCCGTCTGCTCTCTTGTGTACCGAAag GCATTAAATCTCAGCATGACAGCCCTTGGAGAAACAGCACCTGGAAAAGTCGTAAATTTAGTCGCCAATGATGTCAACCGATTCGATGTAGTTTCTGTTTTCTTGCATTATTTGTGGTCTGCCCCTATTTCTACTCTGATCATTACCTACTTTTTGTACAACAAAGCTGGATGGGCAGGGATTATTGGTATAGCTGCAGTATTCATCGTTGTTCCTCTACAAT CATACCTGGGAAAACTTTCTTCGAAATACAGACTTCAAACAGCGCTGAAGACGGACGAACGAGTTCAGTTGATGGATGAGATCGTATCTGGGGTTCAGGTGATAAAAATGTATGCCTGGGAAAAGCCGTTTTGCGCACTAATAGAATTGGCGAGAAAGCTTGAATTGCGAGTTGTCACCAAAACTTCGTATATTCGTGGAATCTACATGTCGTTCAATCTTTTCACCACGAGAATGGCACTGTGGGGCACCATGATTGCAATGGTCTTTTTTGACCAGGAGCTGACCGCAGACACAATTTTCGTTATTTCCGCTTATTTCAACATCCTGGCCCAGACAATGTCCAGCATGTTTGTCCGAGGCGTCGCTGAGACGGCCGAATGTATGGTAGCCGTGCGACGACTTCAGTACTTCCTGATGTACGACGAGTTTCAAAAAGTTATCGGGCACACTAAACACTCGTCGGAAAACAACATCAATCGCGGATCTATGCAGAGCATAAATCAGGTTCCAAAATCTGATCTTCCGTACATTGACGACGAATTGATCGATAAAAATGCGGTTCCTGACGATTATTCTagagaaaaatcaaacggAGTGGCAATACTTGCCAGCGACCTGCTGAAGGATACCGTCGATCTTGTCAATG AAAAGTCGAAGAACATGACGGACAACAAGATAGCATTGAACAAGGAACAGTGGGCAATAAAGTTGACCAATGTTACCGCAAAGTGGGAACCCTATAATCCTGAGAAGACATTGGACAGTGTCAACCTGCAGTTTGGCAAAGGGAAACTGTACGCCGTGATCGGAATGGTGGGAGCTGGCAAAAGTTCGCTGCTATCGGTCTTGTTGGGTGAGTTACCTCTCTCAGAGACCAAGGAGTTCGGTGACGTCGAAGTCAAAGGTGGCCTGAGCTATGCCGGGCAAGACGCCTGGGTATTTGGTGCTACAGTTCGCCAAAATATCATCTTTGGTCAACCGTACGAACGTCAGCGTTATCACAGAGTGACAAAGGCCTGCGCCCTCCTCAGTGATTTCGAACAGTTTCCCCAGGGTGATTTAACCATTGTCGGGGACCGTGGTAGTTCTCTTTCGGGTGGGCAACGGGCAAGAATCAACTTGGCCAGAGCCGTTTACAGGCAGGCTGATATTTACCTGCTCGATGATCCACTGAGCGCG GTAGACGCGCACGTGGGTAAGCATCTTTTCGAGGAGTGTATTCAACGCTACCTCGCAGGTAAGACAAGGATACTTGTAACGCACCAGCTGCAGTACTTGCAGGGGGTTGATGCTATCATCTTGTTGAATCAGGGAAGAGCAGAAACATTTTCTAACTATCAGGAATTATTGGCATCATACCCTGACTATGAAGCACTTGTCGGTACGATGGGTGAGGGGGATGCAAGTGCCAGCGAACGAGGCTTACCTAACGAAAAGGGTATGCGTCGTCAGTATTCTAGCACGAGTCATCGA agcCAAACACCTGACGCCAGCGGCAGCATTGACACAGATATGgaagatgaggatgaggagaaCGAAGGCCTAGACACGGTAGAGGGAACCTCTCGTGGCACCATTCAAGGCtccgtttttctcaaatacttCCAGGCTGGTGGTAGTCTGTTCATCGCTTTCACTGTCGCGGTGCTGTTTATTGCCACTCAAGTTGCAGCCAGTCTCAATGACATGTTCGTTTCCTACTG GGTCGATAAGGAAGAATCTCGTGGAAAGATCTTAGTCTCTTTTGAAGAAAGCCTAAATGGTCCCGCTGAAGGGAAGAACGTCTCTTCGAATTTACTTCAGGAGACAAGAGAGACGCAGTTCTTGTTGTCGACGGAAacgtacatgtacatatacacgGGGATATTGGTTGCCTTGTTTGTGACAGCAATTGCTAGGTCTATGCTCTTCTACAAGTTGTGCATGTGGAGCAGTCAATCTCTTCATGATCGAATGTTCGGGAGCTTGATAAGAACGAGTATGCGGTTCTTCGATACAAATCCCAGCGGCCGGATCCTTAATCGCTTCTCAAAGGATATGGGGGCTATAGACGAGCTACTGCCTAAAGCGCTTCTGGATGCTGGTCAGGTCATAATGTTGATGATTGGTTCGCTGATCGTTGCTTGTACTGTTAACCCCATGTTCCTTATTCCGGTGGTCGTCATGGGTGCTATTTTCGCCTGGATACGCAAGGTTTACTTAAGAACCAGTAAAAACGTAAAACGACTAGAAGGAATCA CACGATCTCCGGTATTCACTCATCTGAATGCAACTCTTAATGGCCTGAGTACAATCAGGGCTTACGGGGCGCAAGATATACTTAAATACGAGTTTGACAAACACCAAGATCTACACACTTCCTCGTGGTACATGTTCATCACGACCAGTACGGCTTTCGGCTTCTCACTTGACTTCTTCTGCCTGATTTTCATAACTCTGGTTACGTTCAGCTTCATACTTATCAAAGGCA ATTTTTCGGGTAGTGAGGTTGGTTTGGCGATAACACAGGCAATGGCGCTAACTGGAGTCATTCAGTGGGGAATGCGTCAGAGTGCAGAAGTGGCCAATCAGCTGATGTCCGTTGAGAGGGTAATTGAATACACTCAGCTACCACCAGAGCCCAATCTGAGGGACAAGGGTATCatcaaaaaaagtaaagcaaAATCAACGTCACAACCGCCACCCCCGCCACCCCAGGATTGGCCGAGTCACGGCTGCGTCCGACTCACCGATGTATATATGCGATACGTTGAGGACGAGGCGCCAGTGCTCAAAGGACTGAATCTCGTTATTCGCCCTGGTGAAAAG GTCGGTATAGTCGGGCGAACTGGAGCAGGCAAGTCCTCGTTGATATCTGCATTATTCCGGCTGGCAAAGATAGAAGGATCCATGCAAATAGATGACATAGACACCGGATCCATCTGCCTGGAGGATTTGCGTGCACGGATATCCATCATTCCTCAGGACCCAGTTTTGTTTTCAGGAACACTGCGGCGAAATCTTGATCCATTTGAAGAGTTTCCAGATCGACTGTTGTGGGAGGCTTTGGACGAG GTGGAGCTCAAGGAGGCTATAACGACTGGCGCTAACGGGCTTGACTCCCGGGTCTTGAAGGGAGGCAGCAACTACAGCGTCGGTCAGCGGCAGCTGGTCTGCCTGGCTAGGGCAATACTGCGGAACAATCGAATACTTATGTTAGACGAGGCCACTGCCAACGTCGACCCACACACCGACGCCCTCATCCAACGCACCATAAGAACTAAATTCGCGTCTTGTACGGTACTCACTGTCGCTCATCGCTTAAACACCATCATGGACAGCGACAAGGTCCTTCTGATGGACCGTGGACGAATGGCG GAATACGACCATCCATATTTACTCCTGCAGAACGAATACGGACACTTCAGCTCCATGGTGAAGGAAACCGGTCGCGCAATGTACGAGCAGCTAGCCAAGATTGCCGAACAGTCCTACAAAGCTAAGTAA